The proteins below are encoded in one region of Paenibacillus albus:
- a CDS encoding ABC transporter ATP-binding protein, with protein sequence MSHYRAYLRIVAPYKWLILVTIIIGIIKFAIPLTLPLFIKHVVDDILLADLSTDVKTSKLMKAIGLAFLLFVVVRYPIEYYRQYFAQLTTSRVLFDLRNKLYSHLQHLSLRFYQNRKSGEIISRMMNDAEQTKSLVETGLMNIWLDMFTLVLALIIMFNMNVPLTFVSIAILPFYGYAVKKLYKRLRGYSRSRSQAMAEMQGYLNEHVNGIPVVKSFTLEQYEQQQFGKRNQTFLERAFALTRWNALTQSIINTLTEIAPLLVLACGGYLVIQKSLTLGGFVAFYGYLDRLYAPLRRLVNSSTELTQASASLERVMELLGEKPEISDSPYAVEVRTVKGDIRFRDVSFRYGPDGEWVLLGINLDIPQGHTVALVGMSGGGKSSLVSLLARFYDTQEGDITIDGRSIRDLTQESLRSHIGMVLQDNILFSGSVRENIMLGNPEATNEQIVAAAKKASAHEFIMSLPKGYDTEIGERGVKLSGGQKQRIAISRVFLKDPAILVLDEATSALDLESEHAIQESLAELAQNRTTLIVAHRLSTITHADLIVVVEHGVIVEKGTHDELMAKNGSYARLYNVQYL encoded by the coding sequence ATGAGTCATTATCGCGCCTATTTGCGGATTGTCGCACCTTACAAATGGCTCATTCTGGTGACGATCATCATCGGCATCATCAAATTCGCCATTCCTCTGACACTGCCGCTTTTTATTAAACATGTCGTCGATGACATCCTGCTGGCGGACTTGTCTACCGATGTGAAGACCTCCAAGCTGATGAAGGCGATCGGGCTTGCATTTCTGCTATTCGTTGTTGTCCGGTATCCAATCGAATATTATCGTCAATATTTCGCGCAGCTGACGACGAGCCGCGTGCTTTTTGACTTACGCAATAAACTGTACAGCCATCTCCAGCATCTGTCGCTACGCTTCTACCAGAACCGCAAATCCGGCGAGATCATCTCCCGGATGATGAACGACGCTGAACAGACCAAGTCCCTCGTCGAGACGGGACTTATGAACATCTGGCTCGACATGTTTACGCTGGTACTGGCACTCATCATCATGTTTAACATGAATGTGCCGCTAACGTTCGTCTCGATTGCCATTTTGCCGTTCTATGGTTATGCGGTTAAAAAGCTGTATAAGCGGCTGCGCGGTTATTCCCGCTCACGCTCGCAAGCGATGGCTGAGATGCAAGGTTATTTAAATGAACATGTGAACGGCATTCCCGTTGTAAAAAGCTTCACGCTGGAGCAATACGAGCAGCAGCAATTCGGCAAACGAAATCAGACGTTTCTCGAGCGCGCCTTTGCGCTGACTCGCTGGAATGCGCTCACGCAGTCGATCATTAATACGCTGACCGAGATTGCACCGTTACTCGTGCTTGCATGCGGCGGCTATCTGGTCATACAGAAGTCGCTGACGCTAGGCGGATTCGTTGCGTTCTACGGCTACTTGGACCGGCTGTACGCGCCACTTCGTCGACTCGTTAACTCTTCAACAGAACTAACGCAAGCGTCAGCTTCGCTGGAACGTGTGATGGAGCTGCTAGGTGAGAAGCCGGAAATTAGCGATTCACCGTATGCGGTGGAGGTGCGGACTGTAAAAGGAGACATTCGCTTTCGCGATGTTTCGTTCCGATATGGCCCTGACGGCGAATGGGTGCTGCTTGGCATTAACTTGGACATTCCGCAAGGCCATACGGTAGCGCTAGTCGGTATGAGCGGCGGCGGTAAGTCATCGCTCGTCAGCTTGCTCGCCCGCTTCTACGATACGCAGGAGGGCGACATCACGATTGATGGCAGATCCATTCGCGATCTGACGCAAGAAAGTCTGCGCTCGCATATCGGAATGGTACTGCAGGACAATATTCTATTCAGCGGTTCGGTCCGCGAAAATATTATGCTTGGCAATCCCGAGGCTACTAACGAGCAAATCGTTGCAGCAGCCAAAAAAGCGAGTGCCCACGAGTTCATCATGTCGCTGCCAAAGGGCTACGACACCGAGATCGGCGAGCGGGGTGTGAAGCTCTCCGGCGGCCAAAAGCAGCGGATCGCGATCTCCCGCGTATTCCTAAAGGATCCCGCGATTCTCGTGCTTGATGAAGCAACCTCGGCGCTAGATCTTGAATCGGAGCACGCGATTCAAGAGTCGCTTGCTGAGCTCGCGCAGAACCGCACAACGCTCATCGTTGCGCATCGCCTCTCCACCATCACGCATGCCGACCTCATCGTCGTCGTTGAGCATGGTGTAATCGTGGAGAAGGGCACACATGATGAGCTAATGGCGAAGAACGGATCGTATGCACGTCTTTATAACGTACAGTACTTATAG
- a CDS encoding YutD-like domain-containing protein gives MIHIGGRTYELIHENRNGWNFEAFRERFSEVLERYDYVIGDWGYNQLRLKGFFRDNHPKVTRESAISSMVDYINEYCNFGCAYFVLEKQPGGSKSGEDGEQSDDHDGEDFELAEGALDAYVSASRAVAATAQSSDAPASEHQQVKFMPRAERDLRREQQRNSHRKDSAKDAEKEGGREGRKPFGGKERGGDHGGRQGRNQHERGEKQDRGEKQERGERQDRGERGERQDRGERNQEQRGERNAERGGGGGGNRSERPERNRNKRQHFNNNKAPVAAASEQTNHAPRERGNREHKEQKDHAPKQS, from the coding sequence TTGATCCATATCGGCGGCAGAACCTACGAATTAATTCATGAAAATAGAAACGGTTGGAACTTTGAAGCGTTTCGCGAACGATTCAGTGAAGTGCTGGAACGGTACGATTACGTAATCGGTGATTGGGGATATAATCAGCTGCGGCTCAAAGGGTTCTTCCGTGACAACCATCCGAAGGTGACGCGCGAAAGCGCGATCTCCTCGATGGTCGATTATATTAATGAGTACTGCAATTTCGGTTGCGCTTACTTTGTTCTGGAGAAGCAGCCAGGGGGCTCTAAATCCGGTGAGGACGGAGAGCAAAGCGACGATCATGATGGCGAAGACTTTGAGCTGGCGGAAGGCGCACTGGATGCATATGTATCCGCTTCACGCGCAGTCGCGGCTACGGCGCAATCGAGCGATGCGCCTGCGAGCGAGCATCAGCAAGTGAAGTTCATGCCGCGCGCTGAGCGTGACCTGCGTCGTGAGCAGCAGCGCAACAGCCACCGCAAAGACTCGGCCAAGGATGCCGAGAAGGAAGGCGGCCGCGAGGGACGCAAGCCGTTCGGCGGCAAGGAGCGTGGCGGCGATCACGGTGGCCGTCAAGGGCGCAACCAGCACGAGCGCGGTGAGAAGCAGGATCGCGGCGAGAAGCAAGAGCGCGGTGAACGGCAGGATCGTGGCGAACGTGGCGAAAGGCAGGATCGCGGCGAGCGTAATCAGGAGCAGCGCGGTGAGCGGAACGCTGAGCGCGGAGGCGGTGGCGGTGGCAACCGATCGGAACGTCCGGAACGGAACCGCAACAAGCGTCAGCATTTCAACAACAACAAAGCGCCGGTGGCCGCTGCTTCTGAGCAGACGAACCACGCTCCGCGCGAACGCGGTAACAGGGAGCACAAGGAGCAGAAGGACCATGCTCCGAAGCAATCTTAA
- the lipA gene encoding lipoyl synthase — MKNEKERVPKPDWLRIRLTTDGNYAEIKEMMRTKTLHTVCEEARCPNIYECWANRTATFMILGDICTRACRFCAVKTGLPTELDLQEPERVAEAAEQMGLKHCVVTSVARDDLKDGGAMIFVETIKAIRKRLPLCSVEVLIPDFMGNWDALQAVMDANPDILNHNIETVARLSNRVRAKAKYARSMELLKRAKEMKPNIPTKSSIMLGVGEEWDEILQTMDDLRAVDCNILTLGQYLQPTKNHLAIARYVHPDEFAKLKEEGLKRGFSHVESAPLVRSSYHAHEQVQSASATEAKLSATL, encoded by the coding sequence ATGAAGAACGAGAAAGAACGAGTACCCAAGCCGGACTGGCTTCGCATAAGATTGACGACTGACGGCAACTATGCCGAAATTAAAGAGATGATGCGCACGAAGACACTGCATACGGTGTGCGAGGAAGCGCGTTGTCCGAATATTTATGAATGCTGGGCGAATCGTACGGCAACCTTCATGATCCTTGGCGATATTTGCACCCGTGCTTGCCGCTTCTGCGCGGTAAAGACGGGCTTGCCGACAGAGCTTGATCTGCAGGAGCCGGAACGAGTAGCCGAGGCAGCTGAACAGATGGGGCTGAAACACTGCGTCGTAACATCTGTTGCGCGCGATGATCTGAAGGACGGCGGCGCTATGATCTTCGTTGAAACGATCAAAGCGATCCGTAAACGTCTGCCGCTCTGCAGCGTAGAGGTGCTGATTCCTGACTTTATGGGGAATTGGGATGCGCTTCAAGCGGTGATGGATGCGAATCCGGACATTTTGAACCATAATATTGAAACGGTTGCCCGTTTATCGAACCGCGTTCGTGCGAAGGCGAAATATGCCCGTTCGATGGAGCTTCTGAAGCGCGCCAAAGAAATGAAACCGAACATTCCGACGAAGTCGAGCATTATGCTTGGCGTTGGCGAGGAATGGGATGAAATTTTGCAGACGATGGACGATTTGCGTGCTGTGGACTGCAATATTTTGACGCTTGGCCAGTATTTGCAGCCTACGAAGAACCATCTGGCGATTGCGCGCTATGTGCATCCGGATGAGTTCGCGAAGCTGAAAGAAGAGGGCCTGAAACGCGGCTTCAGCCATGTGGAATCGGCACCGCTCGTACGCAGCTCGTATCATGCGCATGAGCAGGTTCAATCCGCATCGGCAACCGAAGCCAAATTATCGGCAACCCTGTAA
- a CDS encoding M23 family metallopeptidase: MAASGTPPAREAPAAQSTIANKTDAKDDSFSKRRILYDEISVVTRIPWFRLAAIDQYERTITKARPKTREQLGQYISVFVSESEWAGELNPDINDQSPMSIRWFSGLGEDGDGDGLAVRTNDTDLLYSVANHLMRFGTEEDDFSIGLWQYYHNTRAVQRIRQFARLYEHFGTLNLFEHAFPLPIGDNYSYKGTWGTRRSWGGYRIHEGTDIFAGYGVPVRSTCYGIIEIKGWNPYGGWRLGIRDLNNYYHYYAHLSGYDKALSVGSAVKPGQVVGWVGSSGYGRPGTSGKFPPHLHYGIYRDRGLVEWSFDPYPSLRQWENDERRQLRKRKS, encoded by the coding sequence ATCGCTGCTTCGGGAACTCCGCCAGCACGGGAAGCTCCGGCAGCGCAGAGCACAATCGCCAATAAAACCGATGCCAAAGACGACTCTTTCTCTAAAAGGCGCATCCTCTATGATGAAATCAGCGTCGTCACCCGAATTCCCTGGTTTCGACTCGCCGCGATCGACCAGTATGAACGGACGATAACGAAGGCAAGACCTAAGACGCGCGAGCAGCTGGGCCAATACATCAGCGTGTTCGTATCGGAGTCTGAGTGGGCAGGGGAGCTCAATCCCGATATCAATGACCAATCGCCGATGTCGATCCGCTGGTTCAGCGGACTTGGCGAGGATGGCGATGGGGACGGGCTCGCGGTGCGAACGAACGACACTGACTTACTGTATTCCGTTGCCAATCATTTGATGCGATTCGGTACGGAAGAGGACGATTTTTCAATCGGGTTATGGCAGTATTATCACAATACGAGAGCGGTCCAGCGCATTCGCCAGTTCGCCCGCCTCTATGAGCACTTCGGGACATTAAATCTGTTCGAGCATGCATTCCCGCTGCCAATCGGCGATAACTATTCCTACAAAGGAACATGGGGAACGCGCCGCAGCTGGGGTGGCTACCGTATTCATGAGGGTACTGATATCTTTGCAGGCTATGGCGTTCCTGTACGCAGCACCTGCTACGGCATTATTGAGATAAAAGGCTGGAATCCATATGGAGGCTGGCGCCTTGGTATACGAGATCTCAATAATTATTATCATTATTATGCGCATCTGTCCGGCTATGACAAGGCGCTATCCGTAGGAAGCGCCGTTAAGCCCGGCCAAGTTGTCGGTTGGGTCGGAAGCTCCGGCTATGGACGTCCCGGAACGAGCGGAAAGTTCCCGCCGCACCTGCATTACGGCATCTATCGAGACCGCGGCTTAGTCGAGTGGTCCTTCGATCCCTATCCGTCGCTCAGACAATGGGAGAACGATGAACGCCGCCAACTCCGCAAACGCAAATCATAA
- the yunB gene encoding sporulation protein YunB: protein MRRWGRRGWRSSGRRRRSGGSGKKMSRSKLVLILLVIFGLFFFQMFIFVERNLQGPLMAVAKVRVKQVATQAINKAITEQVAHQSSVDKLIEWKTNASGKVSGFMLNYSEHMRITSETIDTVQSTLNHMGDIPEKIPLGQALGSAIIASFGPRIPVKFEPMGAVKVDLDTRQKDAGINMILVEVYMHIVAEVSIIIPFDTQPELVDTEIPISYLLVVGDVPMYYYDNKGNPVGDSAPNAPNISLPMQNGKNGVTTTSPTEGGTAGSDGSVPASTNTDANSNENSNANANTNTGE from the coding sequence ATGCGCAGATGGGGAAGAAGGGGATGGCGAAGCAGCGGACGCCGGCGTCGATCGGGAGGCAGCGGCAAGAAGATGAGCCGAAGCAAGCTCGTTCTTATTTTGCTGGTCATCTTCGGACTGTTCTTCTTCCAGATGTTTATTTTCGTCGAACGGAATTTACAAGGTCCGCTCATGGCTGTTGCCAAGGTCCGCGTCAAGCAGGTTGCGACGCAGGCGATCAATAAGGCGATTACGGAGCAGGTTGCTCATCAATCGTCCGTCGATAAGCTCATTGAGTGGAAGACGAATGCGAGCGGAAAAGTGTCCGGCTTCATGCTGAATTACTCCGAGCATATGCGCATTACGTCCGAGACGATCGATACGGTGCAGTCGACCTTGAACCATATGGGCGACATCCCGGAGAAAATACCGCTCGGCCAAGCGCTCGGCAGCGCCATTATCGCTTCATTCGGTCCGCGTATCCCGGTTAAATTCGAGCCAATGGGCGCCGTAAAGGTCGATCTTGACACGCGCCAAAAGGATGCCGGGATTAATATGATCCTCGTCGAGGTGTATATGCATATCGTGGCGGAGGTTTCCATCATCATTCCGTTCGATACGCAGCCGGAGCTCGTGGATACGGAAATTCCGATCTCGTACCTGCTCGTCGTTGGCGATGTGCCGATGTACTATTATGACAACAAGGGCAATCCGGTTGGCGATTCCGCGCCGAATGCTCCGAATATTTCACTTCCGATGCAAAATGGCAAGAACGGCGTCACCACGACGTCGCCAACGGAGGGCGGAACGGCTGGATCTGACGGATCGGTGCCTGCTTCGACGAATACGGATGCGAATTCAAATGAGAATTCAAATGCGAATGCGAATACGAATACCGGGGAATGA
- a CDS encoding ATP-dependent helicase, whose amino-acid sequence MTKATTTNFFERKKDELGVQLNEVQRQAVLHTEGALLLLASPGSGKTTTIIMRIGYLIEVKGVHPSRIKAVTFSKASAQDMKERFSRFFPDHPAGSVDFSTIHSLAFELMREFLRRNRVSWQIIEGSVDNESEGEGFDEDNPPLHKKLILRDLYKRIHNDNITEEQMEELTTFISYIKNKLIPEDQWTSVNCDVKEAALIMKEYEAFKRTRSDKLLVDYDDMLVIGNRALAESNELLWKYQNKYDYVLTDESQDTSMVQHAIIEKLVKRHGCLCVVADDDQSIYTWRAAEPQYLLDFKNVYPDAAILKMEQNYRSSKNIVSIANQFIKRNKNRYDKNMFTRNSTSRPIRIKSLADYKQQAKYVAEKVLRIEELREVALLYRNNSSSITLMNEFERRGIPFYMKDGDNRFFSHWILEDILGFMRMAYTDKRPELLEKIHTKMSGYISKTQMAALLRIQNNESVFDNLINHVPVQDYQPKQLLECKETFQSLKEMQPRKAIRTIRNKLGYERALDRMCERLGFRKESLIGILNTLEDIADGLETLEDFAKRLKYLEAVMKASKKNKNTNAVTFSTLHSAKGLEFERVYIIDLIDGIIPSSEDNKKVDGEVSEQMEEAVRLFYVGMTRAKQQLELIAYGKRDGEEVKESEFVAAVRYIQDPNAEPPVQQHSSGVTTSQRRPPGTAASGSVTISKPEEAFVPANPNALKSFKGIAPGTQLKHRVFGSGELIAINAEMVDIRFTTGVRKLAVSACLQLGLIELN is encoded by the coding sequence ATGACGAAAGCAACGACAACGAATTTTTTTGAGCGGAAGAAGGACGAGCTTGGCGTTCAGCTGAACGAGGTGCAGCGTCAGGCTGTGCTTCATACGGAAGGCGCATTGCTGCTGCTTGCATCGCCGGGCTCGGGTAAGACGACAACGATTATAATGCGAATTGGCTACTTAATTGAGGTGAAGGGTGTTCACCCTAGCCGCATTAAGGCAGTCACGTTCAGCAAGGCGTCTGCGCAGGATATGAAGGAGCGGTTCAGCCGTTTCTTCCCGGACCATCCTGCGGGCAGCGTCGATTTCTCGACGATTCACAGTCTCGCATTCGAGCTGATGCGGGAGTTTTTGCGACGCAACCGGGTTTCATGGCAAATTATTGAGGGCTCCGTTGACAATGAGAGCGAAGGTGAGGGCTTCGATGAAGACAACCCGCCATTGCATAAGAAGTTGATTCTGCGTGATCTCTATAAGCGAATCCATAACGACAACATCACGGAAGAGCAGATGGAGGAGCTGACGACCTTCATCAGTTATATCAAGAATAAGCTCATTCCCGAGGATCAGTGGACATCCGTGAACTGCGACGTTAAGGAAGCCGCTCTTATTATGAAGGAATATGAAGCATTCAAGCGTACGCGCAGTGACAAGCTGCTGGTTGATTACGACGACATGCTCGTTATCGGCAATCGTGCGCTTGCAGAGAGCAATGAGCTGCTGTGGAAATATCAGAATAAGTACGATTATGTGCTGACGGATGAAAGCCAAGATACGTCGATGGTTCAGCATGCGATTATCGAGAAGCTCGTGAAGCGGCATGGCTGTCTGTGCGTTGTTGCGGATGATGACCAGAGTATCTATACATGGCGTGCGGCGGAACCGCAGTATTTGCTCGATTTCAAGAACGTGTACCCAGATGCGGCGATTCTGAAGATGGAGCAGAACTACCGCTCCTCGAAGAACATCGTATCAATCGCGAACCAGTTTATTAAGCGCAACAAGAATCGCTATGACAAGAACATGTTTACACGCAACTCCACCAGCAGACCCATTCGGATCAAAAGCCTCGCCGATTACAAACAGCAGGCCAAGTATGTGGCGGAGAAGGTTTTGCGGATTGAGGAGCTGCGCGAGGTGGCGCTGCTGTACCGGAACAATTCGTCCTCGATAACGCTCATGAATGAGTTCGAGCGCCGAGGCATTCCGTTCTATATGAAGGACGGCGATAACCGTTTCTTTTCTCATTGGATATTGGAGGATATTCTTGGCTTCATGCGGATGGCGTATACGGACAAGAGACCGGAGCTGCTGGAGAAAATTCATACGAAGATGAGCGGCTATATTTCCAAAACCCAAATGGCGGCGCTGCTTCGCATTCAGAATAACGAATCGGTCTTCGATAATCTCATTAATCATGTACCGGTGCAGGATTACCAGCCGAAGCAGCTGCTCGAATGCAAGGAAACGTTCCAGTCGCTGAAGGAGATGCAGCCGCGCAAAGCGATTCGGACGATTCGGAACAAGCTCGGCTATGAGCGGGCGCTGGATCGGATGTGTGAACGGCTCGGCTTCCGTAAGGAGAGTCTGATCGGGATTTTGAACACGCTTGAGGATATTGCGGATGGCTTGGAGACGCTGGAGGATTTTGCGAAGAGATTGAAGTACTTGGAAGCGGTCATGAAGGCGTCGAAGAAGAATAAGAACACCAATGCCGTAACCTTCTCGACGCTGCACAGCGCGAAGGGACTTGAGTTCGAGCGCGTGTACATCATCGATCTCATCGACGGCATCATTCCTTCGAGCGAAGATAATAAGAAGGTCGATGGGGAAGTGTCCGAGCAGATGGAGGAGGCCGTGCGGCTCTTCTATGTTGGCATGACGCGGGCGAAGCAGCAGCTGGAGCTGATCGCATACGGCAAACGGGACGGCGAGGAAGTGAAGGAATCCGAGTTCGTTGCTGCCGTTCGATATATTCAGGACCCGAACGCGGAGCCCCCGGTGCAGCAGCATTCTTCGGGAGTGACGACATCGCAGCGCAGGCCACCCGGCACAGCTGCTTCAGGCAGCGTGACGATTAGCAAGCCGGAGGAGGCCTTCGTGCCGGCGAATCCCAATGCGCTTAAGAGCTTCAAAGGCATTGCGCCTGGCACGCAGCTGAAGCATCGCGTGTTTGGCAGCGGCGAGCTTATTGCGATTAATGCGGAAATGGTCGATATCCGCTTTACGACCGGGGTTCGCAAGCTTGCGGTCAGCGCCTGCTTACAGCTTGGATTAATTGAGCTGAACTAG
- a CDS encoding GNAT family N-acetyltransferase encodes MTIELVPVDKDNREVLYSLYQYYYYDFSPYTGSELGIDGRYSVNLEHYWEDPRWNPYLICAGSSLVGFLVILFENLDTEPDPTHVIYDFLILSKYRRQGLGKAAAVQAFDLHRANWKVAQMSVNLPALHFWRDVVDEYTSGQYTEQFREDRNKYIQSFNNRG; translated from the coding sequence ATGACGATTGAGCTTGTGCCAGTCGATAAAGATAACCGAGAAGTTCTCTACAGTTTATATCAATACTACTACTATGACTTCAGTCCATATACCGGAAGCGAATTGGGGATAGATGGACGGTATTCGGTAAATCTGGAGCATTATTGGGAGGATCCCAGGTGGAATCCTTACCTCATTTGTGCCGGGAGCAGCCTCGTAGGTTTTCTAGTCATTCTTTTCGAAAATCTCGATACGGAGCCTGATCCGACTCATGTCATCTATGATTTCTTGATTCTGAGTAAGTATCGGAGACAAGGACTTGGGAAGGCGGCGGCCGTGCAAGCATTTGATCTTCATAGAGCGAATTGGAAGGTTGCTCAGATGAGTGTCAATCTTCCGGCACTGCACTTCTGGCGGGATGTTGTGGATGAATATACGTCCGGGCAGTATACGGAACAATTTCGCGAGGATCGCAACAAATATATACAATCGTTCAATAATAGAGGCTAG
- a CDS encoding ADP-ribosylglycohydrolase family protein has product MSGRVSLKDKFYGCIAGAQVGAAMGAPVQGWSWQEIASKYGVLNKLLPYERVWSRPAGTTESGIERQKLLITAICERQDRVTAEDVRAIWNADLIRSHAEKVMEPFDIGLLALANNGLPARDLGKYCDYAGLNSFAGYCHPVGLVNAGDVKNAVRDAFELGQLYQASRSYGVKWSGVTAAAIAAATKPDATIDSVIHDLYEHCNYKDVGMQIDGYKYGYLRDNVLEELDKGLRLVDNCTDFQQLREAFDRLYHGSGVPYGNSFANEVVTKAICIVKLVDGNVYDALIAGANMGRDTASVTALAAGIAGALSGGAALPEQLVAQVDQAASLNKFSCSRKTIAEQSNGMYEAFQSRLQGINGFVTEMLG; this is encoded by the coding sequence ATGAGCGGAAGAGTCAGCTTGAAGGATAAATTTTACGGCTGTATTGCCGGCGCGCAGGTTGGCGCAGCAATGGGGGCTCCCGTGCAAGGCTGGAGCTGGCAGGAGATTGCGAGCAAGTATGGGGTGTTGAACAAGCTGCTGCCTTATGAGCGAGTCTGGTCACGGCCGGCGGGAACGACGGAGAGCGGCATCGAACGTCAAAAGCTCTTAATTACAGCAATCTGCGAGCGGCAGGACCGCGTTACGGCAGAAGATGTGCGCGCGATATGGAATGCCGACCTGATTCGAAGTCATGCCGAGAAGGTCATGGAGCCATTCGACATCGGTCTGCTTGCACTTGCGAACAATGGCTTACCCGCACGTGATTTGGGCAAATATTGCGATTATGCAGGGCTGAACAGCTTCGCCGGCTATTGCCATCCGGTTGGTCTCGTTAATGCCGGTGATGTGAAGAATGCGGTTCGCGATGCATTCGAGCTCGGGCAGCTCTATCAAGCTTCGCGAAGCTACGGGGTGAAGTGGTCGGGGGTTACAGCAGCGGCTATTGCTGCCGCAACGAAGCCGGATGCGACAATTGACAGTGTCATCCATGATCTGTATGAGCACTGTAATTACAAGGATGTTGGGATGCAGATTGACGGCTACAAATACGGATACCTGCGGGATAATGTGCTTGAAGAGCTGGATAAGGGCTTGCGACTGGTTGATAACTGCACGGACTTCCAACAATTGCGTGAAGCATTCGACCGTTTATATCATGGCAGCGGTGTACCGTACGGCAATAGCTTTGCGAATGAAGTGGTGACCAAAGCCATCTGCATTGTGAAGCTGGTTGATGGTAATGTCTATGACGCGCTTATCGCAGGGGCCAATATGGGCAGAGATACTGCGAGTGTAACGGCGCTCGCAGCAGGCATCGCTGGCGCATTAAGCGGCGGTGCAGCGTTACCGGAGCAGCTTGTGGCGCAGGTGGATCAAGCTGCAAGCTTAAACAAGTTCAGCTGCAGCAGGAAGACGATTGCAGAGCAATCGAATGGTATGTACGAGGCCTTTCAGTCGCGGCTGCAGGGGATTAATGGCTTTGTAACGGAGATGCTGGGGTAG